In one window of Haemorhous mexicanus isolate bHaeMex1 chromosome 31, bHaeMex1.pri, whole genome shotgun sequence DNA:
- the MTMR11 gene encoding myotubularin-related protein 11 isoform X2, which produces MQSRAPRGGMPGHGCQGRAGCRSGGRDAGAGPGARGSFPGRSGPGARGPPGQSPCAMSGAPGGRRPTFPGLPGERVLEEAAGARQRRGNGGGSVPGTLLCTNHRLAFLPGQAPGSRGLLHSEDEVALPCIHKLVAASSFSKPKVLTAASTLKFIPEELAVFCRDFRLLHFCFPENGLAPQAFRAREAAAWLGDAADGWASPGEAPPEEEEEDEEDEEDGSSTTLLFESLRDWEEELQRLGAAGWRVSAVNERFDMAPSLPQYLWVPSGLLDHDLKRTFAHFQERRVPRLCWHHPAGGDLLRAASFHPASEPGSEDVRCLEELLLGGRGPCVLADTAELPTLADIQLAHLRLRELCLPGAVAEEKWLSALEGTRWLDHVRSCLRKAVEVASLLAGKRCSVVLQEPSDRDLNCLLASLVQLLGDPHARSLPGFQSLVQREWVAAGHPFPRRLGLLCQDSPREEAPVFLLFLDCTWQLLWQFPADFGFTEAFLLALHDSSFSPYFSTFRFSCQRQRGHSSLPRLPSQTYRPMGGWQDPGGPRGDPHPCSFPPVWAWGRRYTRQQREQFRNPAGPPGPAGSLISGTPAEPCPWGGPRLVLTLAKGSLCPHPLPWWSRPPPRPPLRGSPPGSQGTQGGLLGTRQPPPGLLLPCTAGPCVRLWHRCYLRGLPQEQRGRLAPSLAGLAEELQLLQERLRAWNLRRPH; this is translated from the exons ATGCAATCCCGGGCCCCGAGGGGCGGGATGCCGGGGCACGGATGCCAGGGGAGGGCGGGATGCCGGAGTGGAGGGCGGGATgccggagccgggccgggcgctCGGGGCTCTTTCCCGGGCCGCTCCGGCCCCGGCGCTCGGGGCCCGCCCGGCCAAAGTCCCTGCGCCATGAGCGGGGCCCCGGGCGGCCGCCGCCCGACCTTCCCCGGGCTCCCAG GGGAGCGGGTGCTCGAGGAGGCGGCGGGCgcccggcagcgccgcgggAACGGCGGCGGCTCCGTCCCGGGGACGCTGCTCTGCACCAACCACCGCCTCGCCTTCCTGCCCGGCCAG GCTCCCGGCTCCCGTGGCCTCCTCCACTCCGAGGACgaggtggccctgccctgcaTCCACAAACTGGTGGCAG ccagcagcttcTCCAAGCCCAAGGTGCTGACGGCCGCCTCCACCCTCAAGTTCATCCCGGAGGAGCTCGCCGTGTTCTGCCGGGATTTCCGCCTGCTCCACTTCTGCTTCCCCGAGAACGGCTTGGCTCCGCAGGCGTTCCGG GCTCGGGAGGCGGCTGCGTGGCTGGGGGATGCTGCCGATggctgggccagccctggcGAAGCCCcgccagaggaggaggaggaggatgaggaggatgaggaggatggcTCGTCCACCACGCTGCTCTTCGAGAGCCTGCGGGActgggaggaggagctgcagcgtCTGGGCGCTGCGGGCTGGAGGGTGAGCGCTGTCAATGAGCGCTTCGACATGGCCCCGAG CCTCCCCCAGTACCTCTGGGTGCCCAGTGGGCTTCTGGACCACGACCTCAAGCGAACCTTTGCCCACTTCCAGGAGCGACGGGTGCCT CGCCTGTGCTGGCACCACCCGGCTGGGGGGGacctgctgagagctgccagctTTCACCCAGCCTCAGAACCGGGCAGTGAGGACGTGAG gtgcctggaggagctgctgctggggggccGTGGCCCCTGCGTGTTGGCCGACACGGCCGAGCTGCCCACGCTGGCCGACATCCAGCTCGCCCACCTGAGGCTGCgggagctctgcctgccag GTGCAGTGGCAGAGGAGAAGTGGCTCTCGGCCCTGGAGGGGACACGCTGGCTGGACCACGTCCG ctcctgcctgagaAAAGCAGTGGAGGTGGCGTCGCTGCTGGCAGGGAAGCGCTGCTCCGTGGTCCTGCAAG AACCCTCAGACCGGGACCTGAACTGCCTCCTGGCCTCTctggtgcagctcctgggggaccCCCACGCCCGCTCCCTGCCCGGCTTCCAGAGCCTGGTGCAGCGGGAGTGGGTGGCAGCCGGGCACCCCTTCCCACGccgcctggggctgctgtgccaggacagcccccGGGAGGAG GCTCCAGTGTTCCTGCTCTTCCTGGACTGCAcgtggcagctgctgtggcaaTTCCCGGCGGATTTTGGCTTCACCGAGGCTTTTCTGCTGGCGCTCCACGACAGCAGCTTCAGCCCCTACTTCAGCACTTTCCGCTTCAGCTGCCAGCGCCAGCggggccacagcagcctg CCCCGGCTCCCCAGCCAGACCTACCGGCccatggggggctggcaggacCCCGGGGGGCCCAGGGGAGACCCCCACCCCTGCAGCTTCCCCCCGGTGTGGGCCTGGGGCCGGCGCTACACCCGGCAGCAGCGGGAGCAGTTCCGGAACCCCGCGGGACCCCCGGGCCCTGCTGGGTCCCTGATCTCGGGCACG cccgcAGAGCCCTGCCCGTGGGGGGGGCCCAGGCTGGTGCTGACTCTGGCTAAGGGCTCCTTGTgcccccaccccctgccctggtggAGCCgcccccccccgcgccccccacTCCGGGGGTCCCCCCCAggcagccaggggacacagggggggcTCTTGGGGACACGCCAGCCCcccccggggctgctgctgccctgcaccgCCGGGCCCTGCGTGCGGCTCTGGCACCGCTGCTACCTCAGGGGGCTGCCCCAGGAACAG cgTGGGCGCTTGGCCCCATCCCTGGCCGggctggctgaggagctgcagctgctccaggagcggCTCCGTGCCTGGAACCTGCGGAGACCCCACTGA
- the SF3B4 gene encoding LOW QUALITY PROTEIN: splicing factor 3B subunit 4 (The sequence of the model RefSeq protein was modified relative to this genomic sequence to represent the inferred CDS: deleted 2 bases in 2 codons), translating to MAAGPISERNQDATVYVGGLDEKVSEPLLWELFLQAGPVVNTHMPKDRVTGQHQGYGFVEFLSEEDADYAIKIMNMIKLYGKPIRVNKASAHNKNLDVGANIFIGNLDPEIDEKLLYDTFSAFGVILQTPKIMRDPDTGNSKGYAFINFASFDASDAAIEAMNGQYLCNRPITVSYAFKKDSKGERHGSAAERLLAAQNPLSQADRPHQLFADAPPPPSVPAPVVTALGPGVTPPGLPPPGSFPPPVPPPGALPPGMPPAMPPPPMPPGAGAPGPPSGAAPAGGHPPHPHPFPPGGMHHPGMPPMQVHHGPPGMGQHHPGPPGSGGQPPPRPPPGMPHPGPPPMGLPPRGPHFGSPMGHPGPLPHHGLRGPPPLMPPHGYNGPPRPPPYGYQRVPLPPRPAQRPPGVPPRGPLRGPLP from the exons ATGGCGGCGGGGCCGATTTCGGAGAGGAACCAGG ATGCCACGGTGTACGTGGGGGGCCTGGACGAGAAGGTCAGCgagcccctgctctgggagctgttcctgcaggCCGGGCCGGTGGTCAACACGCACATGCCCAAGGACCGGGTCACGGGCCAGCACCAGG gctACGGCTTCGTGGAGTTCCTGAGCGAGGAGGACGCCGACTACGCCATCAAGATCATGAACATGATCAAGCTCTACGGCAAACCCATCCGGGTCAACAAGGCCTCGGCCCACAACAAGAACCTGGACGTGGGCGCCAACATCTTCATCGGCAACCTGGACCCCGAGATCGACGAGAAGCTGCTCTACGACACCTTCAGCGCCTTCGGGGTCATCCTGCAGACCCCCAAGATCATGAGGGACCCCGACACGGGCAACTCCAAGGGTTACGCCTTCATCAACTTCGCCAGCTTCGACGCCTCGGACGCGGCCATCGAGGCCATGAACGGGCAGTACCTGTGCAACCGGCCCATCACCGTGTCCTACGCCTTCAAGAAGGACTCCAAGGGCGAGCGGCACGGCTCGGCGGCCGAGCGGCTGCTGGCGGCGCAGAACCCCCTGTCCCAGGCCGACCGGCCCCACCAGCTCTTCGCCGacgcgccgccgccgccctccGTGCCCGCGCCCGTGGTCACCGCGCTGGGGCCGGGCGTCACCCCGCCAG GCCTGCCTCCCCCCGGCTCCTTCCCGccgccggtgccgccgcccGGGGCGCTGCCCCCCGGGATGCCCCCGGCCATGCCCCCCCCGCCGATGCCACCGGGCGCCGGAGCCCCCGGGCCACCCTCGGGGGCTGCCCCTGCTGGGGGACACCCCCCTCACCCCCACCCCTTCCCGCCAGGAGGGATGCACCACCCAG GAATGCCACCCATGCAGGTGCACCACGGCCCACCTGGCATGGGGCAGCACCACCCAGGACCACCAGGCTCTGGAGGGCAGCcacccccccggccccccccaGGAATGCcacacccaggacccccccccatGGGGCTCCCCCCTCGGGGGCCACATTTTGGATCTCCAATGG GTCACCCTGGGCCGCTGCCGCACCACGGGCTCCGC GGCCCCCCCCCGCTGATGCCACCCCACGGCTACAACGGGCCCCCCAGG CCCCCCCCCTACGGCTACCAGAGGGTCCCTCTGCCCCCTCGACCAGCCCAGAGACCCCCTGGGGTTCCCCCCCGAGGGCCCCTGCGGGGACCCCTGCCCTGA
- the MTMR11 gene encoding myotubularin-related protein 11 isoform X1, with translation MQSRAPRGGMPGHGCQGRAGCRSGGRDAGAGPGARGSFPGRSGPGARGPPGQSPCAMSGAPGGRRPTFPGLPGERVLEEAAGARQRRGNGGGSVPGTLLCTNHRLAFLPGQAPGSRGLLHSEDEVALPCIHKLVAASSFSKPKVLTAASTLKFIPEELAVFCRDFRLLHFCFPENGLAPQAFRVANAIAQAREAAAWLGDAADGWASPGEAPPEEEEEDEEDEEDGSSTTLLFESLRDWEEELQRLGAAGWRVSAVNERFDMAPSLPQYLWVPSGLLDHDLKRTFAHFQERRVPRLCWHHPAGGDLLRAASFHPASEPGSEDVRCLEELLLGGRGPCVLADTAELPTLADIQLAHLRLRELCLPGAVAEEKWLSALEGTRWLDHVRSCLRKAVEVASLLAGKRCSVVLQEPSDRDLNCLLASLVQLLGDPHARSLPGFQSLVQREWVAAGHPFPRRLGLLCQDSPREEAPVFLLFLDCTWQLLWQFPADFGFTEAFLLALHDSSFSPYFSTFRFSCQRQRGHSSLPRLPSQTYRPMGGWQDPGGPRGDPHPCSFPPVWAWGRRYTRQQREQFRNPAGPPGPAGSLISGTPAEPCPWGGPRLVLTLAKGSLCPHPLPWWSRPPPRPPLRGSPPGSQGTQGGLLGTRQPPPGLLLPCTAGPCVRLWHRCYLRGLPQEQRGRLAPSLAGLAEELQLLQERLRAWNLRRPH, from the exons ATGCAATCCCGGGCCCCGAGGGGCGGGATGCCGGGGCACGGATGCCAGGGGAGGGCGGGATGCCGGAGTGGAGGGCGGGATgccggagccgggccgggcgctCGGGGCTCTTTCCCGGGCCGCTCCGGCCCCGGCGCTCGGGGCCCGCCCGGCCAAAGTCCCTGCGCCATGAGCGGGGCCCCGGGCGGCCGCCGCCCGACCTTCCCCGGGCTCCCAG GGGAGCGGGTGCTCGAGGAGGCGGCGGGCgcccggcagcgccgcgggAACGGCGGCGGCTCCGTCCCGGGGACGCTGCTCTGCACCAACCACCGCCTCGCCTTCCTGCCCGGCCAG GCTCCCGGCTCCCGTGGCCTCCTCCACTCCGAGGACgaggtggccctgccctgcaTCCACAAACTGGTGGCAG ccagcagcttcTCCAAGCCCAAGGTGCTGACGGCCGCCTCCACCCTCAAGTTCATCCCGGAGGAGCTCGCCGTGTTCTGCCGGGATTTCCGCCTGCTCCACTTCTGCTTCCCCGAGAACGGCTTGGCTCCGCAGGCGTTCCGG GTGGCCAATGCCATCGCACAGGCTCGGGAGGCGGCTGCGTGGCTGGGGGATGCTGCCGATggctgggccagccctggcGAAGCCCcgccagaggaggaggaggaggatgaggaggatgaggaggatggcTCGTCCACCACGCTGCTCTTCGAGAGCCTGCGGGActgggaggaggagctgcagcgtCTGGGCGCTGCGGGCTGGAGGGTGAGCGCTGTCAATGAGCGCTTCGACATGGCCCCGAG CCTCCCCCAGTACCTCTGGGTGCCCAGTGGGCTTCTGGACCACGACCTCAAGCGAACCTTTGCCCACTTCCAGGAGCGACGGGTGCCT CGCCTGTGCTGGCACCACCCGGCTGGGGGGGacctgctgagagctgccagctTTCACCCAGCCTCAGAACCGGGCAGTGAGGACGTGAG gtgcctggaggagctgctgctggggggccGTGGCCCCTGCGTGTTGGCCGACACGGCCGAGCTGCCCACGCTGGCCGACATCCAGCTCGCCCACCTGAGGCTGCgggagctctgcctgccag GTGCAGTGGCAGAGGAGAAGTGGCTCTCGGCCCTGGAGGGGACACGCTGGCTGGACCACGTCCG ctcctgcctgagaAAAGCAGTGGAGGTGGCGTCGCTGCTGGCAGGGAAGCGCTGCTCCGTGGTCCTGCAAG AACCCTCAGACCGGGACCTGAACTGCCTCCTGGCCTCTctggtgcagctcctgggggaccCCCACGCCCGCTCCCTGCCCGGCTTCCAGAGCCTGGTGCAGCGGGAGTGGGTGGCAGCCGGGCACCCCTTCCCACGccgcctggggctgctgtgccaggacagcccccGGGAGGAG GCTCCAGTGTTCCTGCTCTTCCTGGACTGCAcgtggcagctgctgtggcaaTTCCCGGCGGATTTTGGCTTCACCGAGGCTTTTCTGCTGGCGCTCCACGACAGCAGCTTCAGCCCCTACTTCAGCACTTTCCGCTTCAGCTGCCAGCGCCAGCggggccacagcagcctg CCCCGGCTCCCCAGCCAGACCTACCGGCccatggggggctggcaggacCCCGGGGGGCCCAGGGGAGACCCCCACCCCTGCAGCTTCCCCCCGGTGTGGGCCTGGGGCCGGCGCTACACCCGGCAGCAGCGGGAGCAGTTCCGGAACCCCGCGGGACCCCCGGGCCCTGCTGGGTCCCTGATCTCGGGCACG cccgcAGAGCCCTGCCCGTGGGGGGGGCCCAGGCTGGTGCTGACTCTGGCTAAGGGCTCCTTGTgcccccaccccctgccctggtggAGCCgcccccccccgcgccccccacTCCGGGGGTCCCCCCCAggcagccaggggacacagggggggcTCTTGGGGACACGCCAGCCCcccccggggctgctgctgccctgcaccgCCGGGCCCTGCGTGCGGCTCTGGCACCGCTGCTACCTCAGGGGGCTGCCCCAGGAACAG cgTGGGCGCTTGGCCCCATCCCTGGCCGggctggctgaggagctgcagctgctccaggagcggCTCCGTGCCTGGAACCTGCGGAGACCCCACTGA
- the OTUD7B gene encoding OTU domain-containing protein 7B isoform X2, with product MLVALEQAGRLNWWVSVDPSCQRLLPLATTGDGNCLLHAASLGMWGFHDRDLMLRKSLHTLMDKGAEREALRRRWRWQQTQQNKESGLVYTEEEWQKEWNELIKLASSEPRVHYGTNGGGCGGVESSEEPVYESLEEFHVFVLAHVLKRPIVVVADTMLRDSGGEAFAPIPFGGIYLPLEVPAHKCHRSPLVLAYDQAHFSALVSMEQKENTKDQAVIPLTDSEHKLLPVHFAVDPGKEWQWGKDDSDNVKLASVTLSLEAKLHLLHSYMNVRWITLPCDMQAPLAQPESPTASAGDDARSAAESGESDKESVCSSSASNGGTRAGKDREKPKKEREKEKEKDKKRADSVANKLGSFGKTLGSKLKKNMGGLMHSKAVKGGVSNGQGDTLEKKKKGSLKARKDSKEECSPGDLAPAEKPCAGKAALEKASDPSKYSSDVRLSLSILRAAMQGERKFIFASHLKTSTRHQFQEEMIQRYLLDAEERFLAEQRQKEAEKKALGSAAPAKRPEGEVGAQRSEEAMPSPVFCQPPPTYPPQPLEAAVGAKIAAFPAGYSGVFTFPRPSMGSAEGLHPPACPEGRRQLAGGPCGSLPPYATLPRHHQGRLGPCPPGPAHLGRFSPTDMEIQPPFPSECEGSGCLPPHSNGCRELLEQDKGGTVDKMRSQGLYNIQQTKCKQPNCSFYGHPETGNFCSCCYKEELRRREREALVHRF from the exons atgctggtggcactggagcaggctgga CGTCTCAACTGGTGGGTGAGCGTGGATCCGAGCTGCCAGCGCCTGCTGCCCCTGGCCACCACTGGGGATGGGAATTGCCTGCTCCACGCTGCCTCCCTGG gaatgTGGGGTTTCCATGACCGGGATCTGATGCTCAGGAAGTCCCTGCACACCCTGATGGACAAGGGAGCCGAGCGGGAGGCGCTGAGGCGCCGGTGGCGCTGGCAGCAGACGCAGCAGAACAAGGAG tCTGGCCTGGTTTACACAGAGGAGGAGTGGCAGAAGGAGTGGAATGAGCTGATCAAGCTGGCCTCCAGCGAGCCCCGCGTGCACTACGGCACCaacggcggcggctgcggcgg GGTGGAGAGTTCAGAGGAGCCAGTGTATGAGAGCCTGGAGGAGTTCCACGTCTTTGTGCTGGCCCACGTGCTGAAGAGACCCATCGTGGTGGTGGCAGACACCATGCTGCGGGACTCAGGTGGTGAAG CGTTTGCCCCAATTCCCTTTGGAGGGATCTATCTGCCCCTGGAAGTCCCAGCCCACAAATGCCACCGGTCTCCACTGGTCCTGGCTTATGACCAAGCTCATTTTTCTGCCCTGGTCTCCatggagcagaaggaaaacacaaaagatCAAG CTGTGATCCCCCTGACAGACTCTGAGCACAAACTGCTCCCCGTGCACTTCGCCGTGGACCCCGGCAAGGAGTGGCAGTGGGGGAAGGATGACAGTGACAATGTCAAGCTGGCCAG CGTGACACTGTCACTGGAAGCCAAGCTGCACCTGCTGCACAGCTACATGAATGTCAGATGGATCACGTTGCCTTGTGACATGCAG gcGCCTCTGGCTCAGCCAGAATCCCCCACGGCCTCGGCGGGCGACGACGCTCGCTCGGCAGCGGAGTCGGGCGAGTCGGACAAGGAGTCGGTGTGCAGCAGCTCCGCCAGCAACGGGGGCACCAGGGCAGGCAAGGACAGGGAGAAACcaaagaaagagagggaaaaggagaaagaaaaggataaaaaacgAGCAGACTCGGTAGCCAACAAGCTGGGAAGCTTCGGGAAGACTCTGGGCAGCAAACTAAAAAAGAACATGGGGGGCCTGATGCACAGCAAAGCCGTGAAGGGCGGCGTGAGCAACGGGCAGGGAGACAccctggagaagaagaagaaaggatcCCTGAAGGCACGGAAGGACAGCAAAgaggaatgttcccctggagatTTGGCTCCTGCAGAGAAGCCTTGTGCAGGTaaagcagccctggagaagGCCTCGGATCCCTCCAAGTACAGCAGCGACGTGCGGCTGAGCCTGAGCATCCTGCGCGCCGCCATGCAGGGCGAGCGCAAGTTCATCTTCGCCAGCCACCTCAAGACCAGCACCCGGCACCAGTTCCAGGAGGAGATGATCCAGAGGTACCTCCTGGACGCCGAGGAGCGtttcctggcagagcagaggcagaaggaggCCGAGAAGAAGGcgctgggcagcgctgccccgGCCAAGAGGCCGGAAGGGGAGGTGGGTGCCCAGCGGAGCGAGGAGGCGATGCCAAGCCCCGTGTTCTGCCAGCCTCCCCCCACCtaccccccccagcccctggaggcGGCCGTGGGTGCTAAGAtagctgctttcccagctggcTATTCCGGCGTTTTCACCTTCCCCAGGCCCTCCATGGGCAGCGCCGAGGGGCTGCACCCACCCGCGTGCCCCGAGGGCCGGCGGCAGCTGGCGGGGGGGCCCTGTGGGAGCCTCCCCCCCTATGCCACCCTGCCCCGGCACCACCAGGGCCGGCTCGGGCCCTGCCCCCCCGGCCCTGCCCACCTGGGCCGGTTCTCCCCCACGGACATGGAGATCCAGCCTCCCTTCCCCTCGGAGTGCGAGGGCTCCGGCTGCCTCCCCCCGCACAGCAACGGCTGCcgggagctcctggagcaggacaaGGGAGGAACAGTGGATAAAATGAGAAGCCAAGGCCTCTACAACATCCAGCAGACCAAGTGCAAACAGCCCAACTGCAGCTTTTATGGACACCCAGAGACTGGGaatttctgttcctgctgttaCAAGGAGGAGCTGCGGCgcagggagagggaggcacTGGTGCACAGGTTCTGA